The following are encoded together in the Phenylobacterium sp. NIBR 498073 genome:
- a CDS encoding nuclear transport factor 2 family protein, which yields MSAPACISPFDVAEAQLEAYNAQDLDAHCACFADDVVVADLNGAVTISGIEAYRAKYRQVFADFPHNHAELLNRIVVGARVIDHERVKRSPDAEPFEVAAIYTVSDAKIVRVDFVK from the coding sequence GTGAGCGCGCCCGCCTGCATCAGCCCGTTCGACGTGGCCGAGGCCCAGCTTGAGGCCTACAACGCCCAGGACCTGGACGCGCACTGCGCGTGCTTCGCCGACGACGTCGTTGTGGCCGACCTGAACGGGGCGGTGACGATCTCCGGGATCGAGGCCTATCGCGCCAAGTACCGGCAGGTTTTCGCGGACTTCCCGCACAATCATGCCGAGCTGCTGAACCGCATCGTGGTCGGCGCCCGGGTCATCGACCACGAGCGGGTGAAGCGTTCGCCGGACGCCGAACCCTTCGAGGTCGCCGCCATCTACACCGTCTCGGACGCCAAGATCGTCCGCGTCGACTTCGTGAAGTGA
- a CDS encoding NADH-quinone oxidoreductase subunit D translates to MADDASNPVAIPETPVRKFNINFGPQHPAAHGVLRLVLELDGEVVERVDPHVGLLHRGTEKLMEYRTYLQNIPYFDRLDYVAPMNQEHAFCLAIEKLLDLEVPIRGSIIRVMFSEIGRILNHLLNVTTQAMDVGALTPPLWGFEEREKLMVFYERACGARLHANYFRPGGVHQDLPDALVDDIRDWAVAFERPISDIDKLITGNRIFKQRNVDIGVVSKEEAINWGFSGVMVRGSGIAWDLRRSQPYECYDDFEFDIPLGVNGDCYDRYLCRMEEMRQSAKIIIQCADRLKKTPGPVLTEDNKFAPPRRGEMKRSMEALIHHFKLYTEGFRTPPGEVYACVEAPKGEFGVFVVSDGTNKPYRCKIRAPGYPHLMAMDWLNRGHMLADVSAILGSLDIVFGEIDR, encoded by the coding sequence ATGGCCGACGACGCTTCGAACCCGGTCGCGATCCCGGAAACCCCGGTCCGCAAGTTCAACATCAACTTCGGCCCGCAGCACCCGGCGGCGCACGGCGTGCTGCGCCTGGTGCTCGAGCTGGACGGTGAAGTCGTCGAGCGGGTCGACCCGCACGTCGGCCTGCTGCATCGCGGCACCGAAAAGCTGATGGAGTACCGGACCTACCTCCAGAACATCCCGTACTTCGACCGCCTCGACTACGTGGCGCCGATGAATCAGGAGCATGCGTTCTGCCTGGCCATCGAGAAGCTGCTGGACCTGGAAGTCCCGATCCGCGGCTCGATCATCCGGGTGATGTTCTCGGAAATCGGCCGGATCCTGAATCACCTGCTCAACGTCACCACCCAGGCGATGGACGTCGGCGCCCTGACCCCGCCGCTGTGGGGCTTCGAAGAGCGCGAGAAGCTGATGGTGTTCTACGAGCGCGCCTGCGGCGCTCGCCTGCACGCCAACTACTTCCGTCCGGGCGGCGTCCACCAGGACCTGCCGGACGCGCTGGTCGACGACATCCGTGACTGGGCGGTCGCCTTCGAGCGCCCGATCAGCGACATCGACAAGCTGATCACCGGCAACCGCATCTTCAAGCAGCGCAACGTCGATATCGGCGTCGTGTCGAAGGAGGAGGCGATCAACTGGGGCTTCTCGGGCGTCATGGTGCGCGGTTCGGGCATCGCCTGGGACCTGCGCCGCAGCCAGCCCTACGAGTGCTACGACGACTTCGAGTTCGACATCCCGCTGGGCGTCAACGGCGACTGCTACGACCGCTATCTCTGCCGTATGGAAGAGATGCGTCAGAGCGCGAAGATCATCATCCAATGCGCTGATCGGCTTAAGAAAACGCCGGGCCCTGTGCTGACGGAAGACAACAAGTTCGCGCCGCCGCGCCGTGGTGAGATGAAGCGGTCGATGGAAGCTCTCATCCATCACTTCAAGCTCTATACCGAAGGCTTCCGCACGCCCCCGGGCGAGGTCTACGCCTGCGTGGAAGCGCCGAAGGGCGAGTTCGGCGTGTTCGTCGTCTCCGACGGCACCAACAAGCCTTACCGCTGCAAGATCCGCGCGCCGGGCTACCCGCACCTGATGGCGATGGACTGGCTGAACCGCGGCCACATGCTGGCCGACGTGTCCGCCATCCTCGGTTCGCTCGACATCGTGTTCGGGGAGATCGACCGGTGA
- a CDS encoding NAD(P)H-dependent oxidoreductase, with product MALKLNVIVCSTRPGRVGLSIGRWFETYAKEHGGFDVSLEDLADYALPVFDEPHHPRLRKYEHAHTKAWSASVESADAFVFVTPEYNFGPPPSLVNAMNYLVLEWHNKVAGFVSYGGVSGGIRATQTEKLMMTSFKIMPLPEQVMIPMFSQHLDDEKRFTPNEIHLGSAKTMLDELARWAAALKGMREGAA from the coding sequence ATGGCCCTGAAGCTCAACGTCATCGTCTGTTCGACCCGCCCTGGGCGTGTCGGTCTTTCGATCGGTCGGTGGTTCGAAACCTACGCCAAGGAGCATGGCGGCTTCGATGTCAGCCTCGAAGATCTGGCTGACTACGCCCTGCCGGTCTTCGACGAGCCTCACCATCCGCGCCTGCGCAAGTACGAGCACGCCCACACCAAGGCCTGGAGCGCGAGCGTGGAGAGCGCCGACGCATTCGTGTTCGTGACGCCCGAGTACAACTTCGGGCCGCCGCCCTCGCTGGTGAACGCGATGAACTACCTGGTGCTCGAGTGGCACAACAAGGTCGCCGGCTTCGTCAGCTATGGCGGGGTGTCGGGCGGCATCCGCGCCACCCAGACTGAGAAGCTGATGATGACCAGCTTCAAGATTATGCCGTTGCCCGAGCAGGTGATGATCCCAATGTTCAGCCAGCATCTGGACGACGAGAAGCGCTTCACGCCCAACGAAATCCACCTGGGCTCGGCCAAGACCATGCTGGACGAGCTGGCCCGCTGGGCCGCGGCGCTGAAGGGAATGCGTGAGGGGGCGGCCTAA
- a CDS encoding NADH-quinone oxidoreductase subunit B: MEERRPGMGVIVPAGSAGRSTVEGYDPKLHDPFFDGVSNELADKGFITAAADDLITWARTGSLMWMTFGLACCAVEMMQASMPRYDLERYGFAPRASPRQSDVMIVAGTLCNKMAPALRKVYDQMPEPRYVISMGSCANGGGYYYFSYSVVRGCDRIVPVDIYVPGCPPTAEALVYGVLQLQKKIRRTGTIER; the protein is encoded by the coding sequence ATGGAAGAAAGGCGCCCTGGAATGGGAGTGATCGTTCCCGCGGGTTCGGCCGGCCGTTCGACGGTCGAAGGCTACGACCCCAAGCTCCATGACCCGTTCTTCGACGGCGTGTCGAATGAACTGGCGGACAAGGGCTTTATTACGGCGGCAGCCGACGACCTGATCACCTGGGCGCGCACCGGCTCGCTGATGTGGATGACGTTCGGCCTGGCCTGTTGCGCGGTCGAGATGATGCAGGCCTCGATGCCGCGCTACGACCTGGAGCGCTACGGCTTCGCCCCGCGCGCCAGCCCGCGTCAGTCGGACGTGATGATCGTCGCCGGCACGCTCTGCAACAAGATGGCTCCCGCTCTGCGCAAGGTCTACGACCAGATGCCGGAGCCGCGTTACGTCATCTCGATGGGCTCGTGCGCCAACGGCGGCGGCTACTACTACTTCTCCTACTCGGTGGTGCGCGGCTGCGACCGCATCGTTCCGGTCGACATCTATGTCCCGGGCTGCCCGCCCACGGCCGAAGCGCTGGTTTACGGCGTGCTGCAGCTGCAGAAGAAGATCCGCCGGACGGGGACGATCGAGCGATGA
- a CDS encoding NADH-quinone oxidoreductase subunit A: MNAFLLQYLPIVIFLGIATALGLAFIVASATLSPQAPDPEKLSTYECGFNAFDDARMKFDVRFYLVSILFIIFDLEVAFLFPWAVSLMKLPQELGQFAFWSMMTFLGVLTVGFIYEWKKGALEWE; the protein is encoded by the coding sequence ATGAACGCCTTTCTTTTGCAGTATCTGCCCATCGTGATCTTCCTAGGGATCGCGACCGCCCTGGGCCTCGCATTCATCGTGGCTTCGGCCACGCTGTCTCCGCAGGCGCCGGATCCTGAGAAGCTGTCCACCTATGAGTGCGGCTTCAACGCCTTCGACGATGCGCGAATGAAGTTCGACGTCCGGTTCTATCTGGTGTCGATCCTCTTCATCATCTTCGACCTTGAAGTGGCGTTCCTGTTCCCGTGGGCGGTGTCGCTCATGAAGCTGCCGCAGGAGCTCGGACAGTTCGCCTTCTGGTCGATGATGACCTTCCTCGGCGTGCTGACCGTCGGCTTCATCTACGAATGGAAGAAAGGCGCCCTGGAATGGGAGTGA
- a CDS encoding PEPxxWA-CTERM sorting domain-containing protein yields the protein MPRIHAPAVAFAAAACFWAGSAEAARYYEITLKGELVSELGYGPWELNTGVDQKLAVGNIVTLTARFNADRAFDQGGGFVAGLYGLPTGGEEFWRLDVGGLTWNSIHEMYDGFPIYVDDENYYADPSIRFAGGKVTGVSGEMVPTSTDTIPVFRLSDFRIEPGEGLYGNTYGTQGFKGTWDYAGSSAVLSGVPEPATWAIMIVGFGMTGATIRAARRRGKTAHA from the coding sequence ATGCCAAGAATACATGCGCCGGCAGTCGCCTTTGCGGCGGCCGCCTGCTTCTGGGCCGGATCAGCCGAGGCGGCCCGCTACTATGAGATCACGCTCAAGGGCGAGCTGGTGAGCGAATTGGGCTACGGCCCATGGGAACTCAACACCGGGGTCGATCAAAAGCTGGCGGTCGGAAACATCGTCACGTTGACCGCGCGCTTCAACGCCGATCGGGCCTTCGACCAGGGCGGAGGCTTCGTGGCTGGTCTTTACGGCCTGCCGACCGGCGGCGAAGAGTTCTGGCGCCTCGACGTCGGCGGCCTCACCTGGAATTCGATTCACGAGATGTACGATGGCTTCCCGATCTACGTCGATGACGAAAACTATTACGCCGACCCGTCGATCCGCTTCGCCGGCGGCAAGGTGACCGGCGTCTCCGGCGAGATGGTGCCGACCTCGACCGACACGATCCCGGTCTTCCGGCTCTCCGATTTCCGCATCGAGCCGGGCGAAGGGCTATATGGAAACACCTACGGGACCCAGGGCTTCAAAGGGACCTGGGACTACGCTGGCTCGTCGGCGGTCCTCTCGGGCGTGCCCGAGCCGGCGACCTGGGCGATCATGATTGTCGGGTTCGGCATGACCGGGGCGACGATCCGGGCCGCCCGCCGCCGCGGCAAGACCGCCCACGCCTAG
- a CDS encoding NADH-quinone oxidoreductase subunit C, which translates to MSWPLTEDALRSLGDEIVTAGAGAVAGFEVAYGELTLTGSASRIVEALTLLRDQFGFQQLIDLCGVDYPERAQRFDVVYHLLSLTKNRRIRIKVQTDEDTPVPTVTGVYPCADWFEREAFDMYGVFFEGHPDLRRILTDYGFHGHPLRKDFPMTGYVELRYDDELKRVVYEPVKSVEFRNWDFLSPWEGAEYVLPGDEKAEAK; encoded by the coding sequence ATGAGCTGGCCCCTGACCGAAGACGCCCTGCGGTCGCTGGGCGATGAGATCGTCACCGCCGGGGCCGGCGCCGTCGCCGGCTTCGAGGTAGCCTATGGCGAGCTGACCCTCACGGGGTCCGCCAGCCGAATCGTCGAGGCGCTGACCCTGCTGCGCGACCAGTTCGGCTTCCAGCAGCTGATCGACCTCTGCGGCGTCGACTACCCGGAGCGCGCCCAGCGCTTCGACGTGGTCTACCACTTGCTGTCGCTGACCAAGAACCGCCGCATCCGGATCAAGGTGCAGACGGACGAGGACACCCCGGTTCCGACCGTGACCGGCGTCTATCCGTGCGCCGACTGGTTCGAGCGCGAGGCCTTCGACATGTACGGCGTGTTCTTCGAAGGGCATCCGGACCTGCGCCGGATTCTCACCGACTACGGCTTCCACGGCCATCCGCTGCGGAAGGACTTCCCGATGACCGGCTATGTCGAGCTGCGCTACGACGACGAGCTGAAGCGGGTGGTCTACGAACCGGTTAAATCGGTCGAATTCCGCAACTGGGACTTCCTCTCGCCCTGGGAAGGCGCCGAGTACGTGCTGCCGGGCGATGAAAAGGCGGAGGCGAAATAA
- the nuoE gene encoding NADH-quinone oxidoreductase subunit NuoE: protein MSVRRLSPNQPASFEFSAETKKQADWWISKFPAGRQQSAVIPILWLVQKQEGWVSEPAIRLVAELLGMAQIRVLEVATFYTMFMLEPVGTHALVQVCGTTPCALRGANELIAHCKKRLGPKDHLSADGKFYWQEVECLGACSNAPMAMINDYYYEDLTVETLDAVLDEFAAGKPRAPGSVIGRSGSAPEGGPLTLSDASLYDGTRAKPIKSLPNAPKPSKGAKEPAQ, encoded by the coding sequence TTGAGCGTTCGCCGCCTCTCTCCGAACCAGCCCGCCAGCTTTGAGTTCTCCGCGGAGACCAAGAAGCAGGCGGATTGGTGGATCTCCAAGTTCCCGGCCGGCCGCCAGCAATCGGCGGTCATTCCGATTCTGTGGCTCGTGCAGAAGCAGGAGGGCTGGGTCTCCGAGCCCGCCATCCGCCTCGTCGCCGAGCTGCTGGGCATGGCCCAGATCCGGGTGCTGGAGGTCGCGACCTTCTACACCATGTTCATGCTCGAGCCGGTCGGCACCCATGCGCTGGTGCAGGTCTGCGGCACGACGCCGTGCGCCCTGCGCGGCGCCAACGAGCTGATCGCCCATTGCAAGAAGCGCCTTGGCCCGAAGGATCACCTGTCGGCCGACGGCAAGTTCTACTGGCAGGAAGTCGAGTGCCTGGGCGCGTGCTCCAACGCGCCGATGGCGATGATCAACGACTATTACTACGAAGACCTGACGGTCGAGACGCTCGACGCGGTTCTGGACGAGTTCGCCGCCGGCAAGCCGCGCGCCCCGGGCTCGGTGATCGGCCGCAGCGGTTCTGCGCCGGAGGGCGGCCCGCTGACGCTCAGCGACGCGTCGCTGTACGACGGCACGCGCGCCAAGCCGATCAAGTCGCTTCCCAACGCGCCCAAGCCGTCCAAGGGCGCCAAGGAGCCGGCCCAGTGA
- the nuoG gene encoding NADH-quinone oxidoreductase subunit NuoG: MPKAKVNGAEVEFEPGMTVLQVAELAGEEIPRFCYHERLSIAGNCRMCLVEVKPGPPKPQASCALPAAEGQEIFTNTPMVKKAREGVMEFLLINHPLDCPICDQGGECDLQDQAMGYGRDDSRYAENKRAVEEKYMGPLIKTVMTRCIQCTRCVRFITEVAGVPDIGLISRGEDVEITTYLDKSVGSELSANVIDLCPVGALTSKPYAFNARPWELKKTESVDVMDALGSAIRVDSRGPAVLRVLPRLNEEINEEWISDKTRYAVDGLSRQRLDQPFVRKDGRLQPATWAQAFELITAKVKAASGERIGVIAGDVQDVESMAAAKDLFTALGSANIDCRQDGMVLGGGPRESWLMNSTIAGIEDADVVLLVGTNPRVEAPVFNARLRKRWLAGALRVGVIGEQADLTYKYDYLGAGAATLAGLSRAKSDFVKALKEAKKPAIIVGAGALSRDDGQAVLAAAAAVAKSFGMTWNVLHTAASRVGGLDLGFVPGEGGKSAKDMVQPGALDVLFLLGADEIDAKGSDAFKVYLGTHGDAGAHSADVVLPGAAYTEKDGIYVNTEGRVQFGYRAVFPKGEAREDWSVFRALSDRLGVTLPYDTLAQLRAKLFADHPSFGQVDYAPGSAGAALDFGSLGSKGEVSEAPFESAVKTFHLTNPIARASVTMAECAAVASGAAKIAAE, encoded by the coding sequence ATGCCCAAGGCTAAAGTCAACGGCGCCGAGGTCGAGTTCGAACCCGGCATGACGGTCCTGCAGGTGGCGGAACTGGCCGGCGAGGAAATCCCGCGCTTCTGCTATCACGAGCGTCTCAGCATCGCCGGCAACTGCCGCATGTGCCTGGTCGAGGTGAAGCCCGGCCCGCCGAAGCCGCAGGCGTCCTGCGCGCTGCCGGCCGCCGAAGGCCAGGAGATCTTCACCAACACGCCGATGGTGAAGAAGGCCCGCGAAGGGGTGATGGAGTTCCTGCTCATCAACCACCCGCTGGACTGCCCGATCTGCGACCAGGGCGGCGAGTGCGACCTGCAGGATCAGGCCATGGGCTATGGCCGCGACGACAGCCGCTACGCCGAGAACAAGCGGGCCGTCGAAGAAAAGTACATGGGTCCGCTCATCAAGACGGTGATGACCCGCTGCATCCAGTGCACGCGCTGCGTCCGCTTCATCACCGAAGTGGCCGGCGTGCCGGACATCGGTCTTATCTCGCGCGGCGAAGACGTTGAAATCACGACCTATCTCGACAAGTCGGTCGGGTCGGAACTGTCGGCCAACGTCATCGACCTGTGCCCGGTCGGCGCGCTGACCTCCAAGCCGTACGCGTTCAATGCGCGGCCTTGGGAGCTGAAGAAGACCGAGAGCGTCGACGTCATGGACGCGCTGGGTTCGGCGATCCGCGTCGACAGCCGCGGTCCGGCGGTCCTGCGGGTGCTGCCGCGCCTGAACGAAGAGATCAACGAAGAGTGGATCAGCGACAAGACGCGCTACGCGGTCGATGGCCTGTCGCGCCAGCGCCTGGACCAGCCGTTCGTCCGTAAGGACGGGCGCCTGCAGCCGGCGACCTGGGCGCAGGCGTTCGAGCTGATCACCGCGAAGGTCAAGGCTGCCAGCGGCGAGCGCATCGGCGTGATCGCCGGCGACGTCCAGGACGTGGAGTCCATGGCTGCCGCCAAGGACCTGTTCACCGCGCTCGGCTCGGCCAACATCGACTGCCGCCAGGACGGCATGGTGCTGGGCGGCGGACCGCGCGAGAGCTGGCTGATGAACTCGACGATCGCCGGCATCGAAGACGCCGACGTCGTCCTGCTGGTCGGGACCAATCCGCGCGTCGAAGCGCCGGTGTTCAACGCGCGCCTGCGAAAGCGCTGGCTGGCGGGCGCGCTGCGCGTCGGCGTGATCGGCGAGCAGGCCGACCTGACCTACAAGTACGACTATCTCGGCGCCGGCGCTGCGACCCTGGCCGGCCTGAGCCGGGCCAAGAGCGACTTCGTCAAGGCGCTCAAGGAAGCCAAGAAGCCGGCGATCATCGTCGGCGCCGGCGCGCTGTCGCGCGACGACGGCCAGGCGGTGCTCGCCGCCGCCGCCGCGGTCGCCAAGAGCTTCGGCATGACCTGGAACGTGCTGCACACCGCGGCCTCGCGCGTCGGCGGCCTGGACCTCGGCTTCGTGCCGGGCGAGGGCGGCAAGAGCGCCAAGGACATGGTGCAGCCGGGCGCTCTGGACGTGCTGTTCCTGCTCGGCGCCGACGAGATCGACGCCAAGGGCAGCGACGCCTTCAAGGTCTATCTCGGCACGCACGGCGACGCCGGCGCGCACTCGGCGGACGTGGTCCTGCCGGGCGCGGCCTACACCGAGAAGGACGGCATCTACGTCAACACCGAAGGCCGGGTGCAGTTCGGCTACCGCGCCGTGTTCCCCAAGGGCGAGGCCCGCGAGGACTGGTCGGTGTTCCGGGCGCTCTCCGACCGCCTGGGCGTGACCCTGCCTTACGACACCCTGGCCCAGCTGCGGGCCAAGCTCTTCGCCGACCATCCGAGTTTCGGTCAGGTCGACTACGCCCCCGGTTCGGCCGGCGCGGCCCTGGACTTCGGATCGCTGGGCTCCAAGGGCGAGGTCTCAGAGGCTCCGTTCGAGAGCGCGGTGAAGACCTTCCATCTGACCAATCCCATCGCGCGCGCCAGCGTGACGATGGCCGAGTGCGCCGCCGTCGCTTCCGGCGCCGCCAAGATCGCGGCGGAGTAG
- the nuoF gene encoding NADH-quinone oxidoreductase subunit NuoF, whose protein sequence is MVGILEDKDRIFTNLYGLHDWGLEGAKKRGAWNGTREMLKQTPEWLCDQIKASGLRGRGGAGFSTGLKWTFMPKQESERPHYLVVNADESEPGTCKDREIMRNDPHLLIEGCLIASYAIRAHTCYIYIRGEYVHERERLEAAIKQAYEAKLIGKGNVHGWDFDLHVTHGGGAYICGDETALMESLEGKKGQPRLKPPFPAGAGIYGCPTTINNVESISVVGTILRRGAEWFSGFGRPNNTGTKLMAISGHVNKPCVVEEAMSIPLKQLLEDHCGGIRGGWGNLKAVIPGGSSVRMIPAHEAETALMDFDSLSALKSGLGTAAVIVMDQSTDIVKAIARLSYFYKHESCGQCTPCREGTGWMWRVMERMVTGEAEMREIDMLLDVASQVEGHTICGLGDAAAWPIQGLFRHFRHEVEDRITQYRAGRPHVQGASLQAAE, encoded by the coding sequence TTGGTCGGTATTCTCGAAGACAAGGACCGCATCTTCACCAACCTCTACGGCCTGCACGACTGGGGCCTCGAGGGAGCGAAGAAGCGCGGGGCCTGGAACGGCACGCGTGAGATGCTGAAGCAGACGCCGGAATGGCTCTGCGACCAGATCAAGGCCTCGGGCCTGCGCGGCCGCGGCGGCGCGGGCTTCTCCACGGGCCTGAAGTGGACCTTCATGCCCAAGCAGGAGAGCGAGCGCCCGCACTATCTGGTGGTCAACGCCGACGAGTCCGAGCCGGGCACCTGCAAGGACCGCGAGATCATGCGCAATGATCCGCACCTGCTGATCGAAGGCTGCCTGATCGCCAGCTACGCGATCCGCGCGCACACCTGCTACATCTACATCCGCGGCGAGTACGTGCATGAGCGCGAGCGCCTGGAAGCGGCGATCAAGCAGGCCTACGAGGCCAAGCTGATCGGCAAGGGCAACGTCCACGGTTGGGACTTCGACCTGCACGTCACCCATGGCGGCGGCGCCTATATCTGCGGCGACGAAACCGCGCTGATGGAAAGCCTGGAAGGCAAGAAGGGCCAGCCGCGCCTGAAGCCGCCGTTCCCGGCCGGCGCCGGCATCTACGGCTGCCCGACCACCATCAACAACGTCGAGTCGATCTCGGTCGTCGGCACCATCCTGCGCCGGGGCGCAGAATGGTTCTCGGGCTTCGGCCGGCCGAACAACACGGGCACCAAGCTGATGGCCATCTCTGGCCACGTGAACAAGCCGTGCGTCGTCGAAGAGGCGATGTCGATCCCGCTGAAGCAGCTGCTGGAAGACCATTGCGGCGGCATCCGCGGCGGTTGGGGCAACCTGAAGGCGGTGATCCCGGGCGGCTCGTCGGTCCGCATGATCCCAGCCCACGAGGCCGAGACCGCACTGATGGACTTCGACAGCCTCTCGGCGCTGAAGTCGGGCCTGGGCACCGCGGCGGTGATCGTGATGGACCAGTCCACCGACATCGTGAAGGCGATCGCGCGCCTGTCGTACTTCTACAAGCACGAGAGCTGCGGCCAGTGCACCCCGTGCCGCGAAGGCACCGGCTGGATGTGGCGGGTCATGGAGCGCATGGTCACCGGCGAAGCCGAGATGCGCGAGATCGACATGCTGCTGGACGTCGCCAGCCAGGTCGAAGGTCACACGATCTGCGGTCTCGGCGATGCGGCGGCCTGGCCGATCCAGGGCCTGTTCCGCCACTTCCGCCACGAGGTGGAAGACCGCATCACCCAATACCGGGCCGGAAGGCCGCATGTGCAGGGCGCGTCCCTGCAAGCGGCGGAGTAA
- a CDS encoding GFA family protein, whose product MSELQGGCACRKIRFRVSQAPMGVGVCHCRQCQYSSGGGPNYVALVMREAFEVTQGEPKAFVSPGGSGQDVLRAFCPDCGTPLYSDPEVLPFLAVKLGGLDDPSALSPGMHIWTVDAPSWHQMTPGLPVFERGPPG is encoded by the coding sequence ATGAGTGAACTTCAGGGCGGCTGCGCCTGTCGCAAGATCCGCTTCCGGGTCAGCCAGGCGCCGATGGGAGTGGGCGTCTGCCATTGTCGGCAATGTCAGTACAGCTCCGGCGGCGGCCCGAACTATGTGGCGTTGGTGATGCGCGAGGCCTTCGAGGTGACGCAGGGCGAGCCGAAGGCGTTCGTCAGTCCCGGCGGCAGCGGTCAGGACGTGCTGCGGGCGTTCTGCCCTGATTGCGGCACGCCGCTCTACTCGGACCCGGAGGTGCTGCCGTTCCTGGCCGTGAAGCTGGGCGGCCTCGACGATCCGTCGGCGTTGTCGCCGGGCATGCACATCTGGACGGTCGACGCGCCGTCCTGGCATCAGATGACGCCCGGCCTGCCCGTGTTCGAGCGCGGGCCGCCCGGATAG